The genomic DNA TCTCCGCCGCGAAAGCCAAGCTGTGGGCCAGCGAACGCGCCAAGTCCATTACCGACCGCTGTCTGCAGCTCCATGGAGGCTACGGCTACATCATGGAATACCCCGTGGCACAGGCGTTCCTGGCCGCACGGCTGCTGACCATTTTCGGCGGCACCAGTGAAATCATGCGGGACGTCATCGGACGCGACATCGCCCGCTAAGCCGAGCTCCTCCCGTTCAAACCATACGAAAGAAAGACAGCAATGACCGTTCGTCCCATCGTCATCCACGGAGAACCCGTCCTGCACCGCCGGGCGGCCGAAGTGGAAGAGTTCAATGACGAACTGCGTGCCCTGGTCGCAGACATGTACGAAACCATGGACGTTGCCAACGGCGTGGGCCTGGCGGCACCGCAGATCGGCGTCGGACTGCGTCTGTTTACCTTTGCCTACGAGAACGACGACGACGCCCCGGACCGCGGCGTCGTCATCAATCCGGTGCTCATCACCTCCAAGGTGCCCGGTTCGGCGCCGGACCCGGACGAGACCTCCGAAGGCTGCCTGTCCGTGCCGGGTGAGAATTTCCCCGTCAACCGGGCGGAGTGGGCCAAGATCAAGGGCTTCGACGAACACGGCTCCCCCGTGGAGTTTGAGGCGACCGACTGGTTCGCCCGCGTCATCCAGCACGAGTATGACCACCTTGACGGCAAGCTCTACGTGGACCGGCTGACGGACCGCTGGAGCCGGAAGGCACGCAAGGCCATCAAGGCGCAGGGCTGGACCGTTCCGGGCAACACCTGGATGCCGGGTGTTGATCCGGATCCTTTCGGCCACTGATCCGCGGGGGTGTCCCGACCCTAAGCCAGCTGCACCAAAAGCCGGGTGCACCAAAATCCGGCTGCACCACAATGAAAGGCCCGCAGGTTTCCCTGCGGGCCTTTCATTTCCAGTGCTCTGCTGCAGCTAGCCGGCGATGGAGGCCAGCGACTGGGCCTTCGGGTAGGCCGGCGGATTCACTTGTGCCATTTCCTCCAGCACACGGACCACCTGGCAGCTGTAGCCGAACTCGTTGTCATACCAGACGTACAGCACCAGGTTCGTGCCGTTGGAAATGGTAGCGAGGCCGTCCACGATGCCCGCACGCTTGGAGCCCACGAAGTCGCTGGACACCACTTCGGGCGAGTCGATGTAATCGATCTGCTTGTGCAGGGGCGAGTTCAGCGAGGTTTCGCGCAGGAAGGCGTTGACCTCATCCTTGTCCGTGGCCGTTTCGAGGTTCAGGTTCAGGATGGCCATGGAGACATCGGGGGTGGGCACCCGGATGGCATTGCCGCTGAGCTTTCCGGCCAGTTCGGGCAGCGCCTTGGCCACAGCCTTGGCGGCGCCGGTCTCGGTGATGACCATATTCAGGGCAGCGGAGCGTCCGCGCCGGTCCCCGTTGTGGAAGTTATCGATGAGGTTCTGGTCATTGGTGAAGGAATGCACGGTTTCCACGTGCCCGTTCACGATCCCGTACTTGTCGTTCAGGACCTTCAGCACCGGCGTGATGGCATTGGTGGTGC from Arthrobacter zhangbolii includes the following:
- a CDS encoding peptide deformylase, which codes for MTVRPIVIHGEPVLHRRAAEVEEFNDELRALVADMYETMDVANGVGLAAPQIGVGLRLFTFAYENDDDAPDRGVVINPVLITSKVPGSAPDPDETSEGCLSVPGENFPVNRAEWAKIKGFDEHGSPVEFEATDWFARVIQHEYDHLDGKLYVDRLTDRWSRKARKAIKAQGWTVPGNTWMPGVDPDPFGH